A window from Dioscorea cayenensis subsp. rotundata cultivar TDr96_F1 chromosome 10, TDr96_F1_v2_PseudoChromosome.rev07_lg8_w22 25.fasta, whole genome shotgun sequence encodes these proteins:
- the LOC120269973 gene encoding SUPPRESSOR OF GAMMA RESPONSE 1-like isoform X2, producing the protein MWESSQLFIPKYYKKMIFADRTPKVQKTSLTWLVNSRGIARKVKNATIFSDYQIKDFGAEAERECPNCKHIIDNSDVSLEWPGLPAGVKFDPSDQELLEHLAGKVGLDNSKSHMFIDEFIPTLEEDQGICYTHPENLPGVKKDGSSAHFFHRTSNAYATGQRKRRKIDGQYGISQEHVRWHKTGKTKPVLENGVQKGWKKIMVLYKSSKRGCKPDKANWVMHQYHLGSEEEEKDGELVVSKVLYQPQTKPAEKNETDMDNEDMDVLAIKTGPRTPKTNTPKPPRPRTNLPDDEELEHNFQIIPEQLKDNQETSTTESVLPVSLNECVNPTWCAGESQAVEDPDPNINDEALLCHEDLDSFPAFEDSSLQFQFPDLDHSKNEIPGKINNSLSGIYDLDNIEIDTPPDFQLADLQFGSQDSITSWLDRL; encoded by the exons ATGTGGGAATCCTCACAACTCTTCATACCAAAATACTACAAAAAGATGATTTTTGCTGACAGAACACCCAAAGTGCAAAAAACGAGTCT GACATGGCTTGTGAATAGTAGGGGCATTGCTAGGAAAGTCAAGAATGCCACTATATTTTCTGACTATCAAATCAAAGATTTTGGAGCTGAAGCAGAGCGGGAATGCCCAAACTGCAAACATATTATTGATAACAGTGAT GTATCTTTAGAATGGCCAGGGCTTCCTGCTGGTGTTAAATTTGATCCATCTGATCAAGAGCTTTTAGAACATTTAGCTGGAAAAGTTGGCTTGGATAATTCAAAATCCCATATGTTTATAGATGAATTTATTCCAACTCTCGAAGAGGACCAAGGAATTTGTTATACACATCCTGAAAACCTTCCTg GTGTCAAAAAAGATGGAAGTAGTGCTCATTTTTTCCATCGGACATCAAATGCATATGCCACTGGCCAACGTAAACGGCGGAAGATAGATGGCCAATATGGCATTTCTCAGGAGCATGTCAGGTGGCACAAGACTGGGAAAACCAAACCTGTGCTTGAGAATGGTGTTCAAAAAGGTTGGAAGAAAATAATGGTTCTATACAAAAGTTCAAAAAGGGGTTGCAAACCAGATAAAGCTAACTGGGTGATGCATCAGTACCATCTGGGgtctgaagaagaagagaaggatggTGAGCTTGTTGTTTCAAAAGTTTTATATCAACCTCAGACAAAGCCTGCTGAGAAGAATGAAACAGATATGGACAATGAAGACATGGATGTGTTGGCAATAAAAACTGGTCCAAGGACCCCTAAAACAAATACGCCAAAGCCACCAAGACCAAGAACAAATTTGCCAGATGATGAGGAGCTTGAGCATAATTTTCAGATTATTCCTGAACAG CTGAAAGACAACCAAGAAACTTCCACAACAGAATCAGTGTTACCTGTTAGTCTAAATGAATGTGTCAATCCCACATGGTGTGCTGGTGAATCTCAAGCTGTTGAGGATCCTGATCCAAACATCAACGATGAGGCATTGCTATGTCATGAAGATCTTGATTCTTTTCCTGCTTTCGAAGATTCATCTCTACAATTCCAATTCCCCGACTTAGATCACAGCAAGAATGAGATACCAGGGAAGATCAATAACTCTCTCAGTGGGATCTATGATCTCGATAACATTGAAATTGACACACCCCCGGATTTTCAGCTTGCA GATTTGCAATTTGGTTCTCAAGACAGCATTACTAGTTGGCTAGACCGGCTGTAG
- the LOC120269973 gene encoding SUPPRESSOR OF GAMMA RESPONSE 1-like isoform X1 — MWESSQLFIPKYYKKMIFADRTPKVQKTSLDSCSRTWLVNSRGIARKVKNATIFSDYQIKDFGAEAERECPNCKHIIDNSDVSLEWPGLPAGVKFDPSDQELLEHLAGKVGLDNSKSHMFIDEFIPTLEEDQGICYTHPENLPGVKKDGSSAHFFHRTSNAYATGQRKRRKIDGQYGISQEHVRWHKTGKTKPVLENGVQKGWKKIMVLYKSSKRGCKPDKANWVMHQYHLGSEEEEKDGELVVSKVLYQPQTKPAEKNETDMDNEDMDVLAIKTGPRTPKTNTPKPPRPRTNLPDDEELEHNFQIIPEQLKDNQETSTTESVLPVSLNECVNPTWCAGESQAVEDPDPNINDEALLCHEDLDSFPAFEDSSLQFQFPDLDHSKNEIPGKINNSLSGIYDLDNIEIDTPPDFQLADLQFGSQDSITSWLDRL; from the exons ATGTGGGAATCCTCACAACTCTTCATACCAAAATACTACAAAAAGATGATTTTTGCTGACAGAACACCCAAAGTGCAAAAAACGAGTCT AGATTCTTGCTCTAGGACATGGCTTGTGAATAGTAGGGGCATTGCTAGGAAAGTCAAGAATGCCACTATATTTTCTGACTATCAAATCAAAGATTTTGGAGCTGAAGCAGAGCGGGAATGCCCAAACTGCAAACATATTATTGATAACAGTGAT GTATCTTTAGAATGGCCAGGGCTTCCTGCTGGTGTTAAATTTGATCCATCTGATCAAGAGCTTTTAGAACATTTAGCTGGAAAAGTTGGCTTGGATAATTCAAAATCCCATATGTTTATAGATGAATTTATTCCAACTCTCGAAGAGGACCAAGGAATTTGTTATACACATCCTGAAAACCTTCCTg GTGTCAAAAAAGATGGAAGTAGTGCTCATTTTTTCCATCGGACATCAAATGCATATGCCACTGGCCAACGTAAACGGCGGAAGATAGATGGCCAATATGGCATTTCTCAGGAGCATGTCAGGTGGCACAAGACTGGGAAAACCAAACCTGTGCTTGAGAATGGTGTTCAAAAAGGTTGGAAGAAAATAATGGTTCTATACAAAAGTTCAAAAAGGGGTTGCAAACCAGATAAAGCTAACTGGGTGATGCATCAGTACCATCTGGGgtctgaagaagaagagaaggatggTGAGCTTGTTGTTTCAAAAGTTTTATATCAACCTCAGACAAAGCCTGCTGAGAAGAATGAAACAGATATGGACAATGAAGACATGGATGTGTTGGCAATAAAAACTGGTCCAAGGACCCCTAAAACAAATACGCCAAAGCCACCAAGACCAAGAACAAATTTGCCAGATGATGAGGAGCTTGAGCATAATTTTCAGATTATTCCTGAACAG CTGAAAGACAACCAAGAAACTTCCACAACAGAATCAGTGTTACCTGTTAGTCTAAATGAATGTGTCAATCCCACATGGTGTGCTGGTGAATCTCAAGCTGTTGAGGATCCTGATCCAAACATCAACGATGAGGCATTGCTATGTCATGAAGATCTTGATTCTTTTCCTGCTTTCGAAGATTCATCTCTACAATTCCAATTCCCCGACTTAGATCACAGCAAGAATGAGATACCAGGGAAGATCAATAACTCTCTCAGTGGGATCTATGATCTCGATAACATTGAAATTGACACACCCCCGGATTTTCAGCTTGCA GATTTGCAATTTGGTTCTCAAGACAGCATTACTAGTTGGCTAGACCGGCTGTAG